In the Bradyrhizobium guangzhouense genome, one interval contains:
- a CDS encoding HPr family phosphocarrier protein, which yields MSDDAPQAGAGVPAGAISKELLIINKRGLHARASAKFVQAVERFNAQVWVTRGGETVGGTSIMGLMMLAAGPGTTITVAAAGSDAEAAIAAITELVESKFNEEGV from the coding sequence ATGAGCGACGACGCGCCACAAGCCGGGGCTGGCGTGCCCGCAGGCGCGATCTCCAAAGAGCTCCTGATCATCAACAAGCGCGGCCTTCATGCCCGCGCCTCGGCGAAATTCGTCCAGGCGGTCGAGCGTTTCAACGCGCAGGTGTGGGTGACGCGCGGCGGCGAGACCGTCGGCGGCACCTCGATCATGGGCCTGATGATGCTCGCGGCCGGACCCGGGACGACCATCACGGTCGCGGCAGCCGGCTCCGATGCCGAAGCCGCGATTGCAGCGATCACCGAGCTCGTTGAAAGCAAGTTCAACGAGGAAGGCGTTTAG
- a CDS encoding PTS sugar transporter subunit IIA: MIGLVLVTHGRLADEFKAALEHVMGPQKQIEAITIGAEDDSDLCRSDIIEAVNRVDSGDGVAILTDMFGGTPSNLAISCMSRPKVEVLAGINLPMLVKLAKVREERPLPDAIAMAQEAGRKYVTIASRVLAGK; encoded by the coding sequence ATGATTGGTCTAGTACTTGTGACCCACGGGCGCCTTGCCGACGAATTCAAGGCAGCGCTTGAGCACGTGATGGGTCCACAAAAGCAAATCGAAGCGATTACGATCGGCGCTGAAGATGATTCCGATCTGTGCCGAAGTGACATCATCGAAGCGGTTAACCGCGTCGATTCAGGCGACGGTGTTGCGATCCTCACCGACATGTTCGGCGGCACGCCGTCGAATCTCGCGATTTCCTGCATGAGCCGGCCCAAGGTCGAAGTGCTCGCGGGCATCAACCTTCCCATGCTGGTGAAGCTCGCCAAGGTGCGCGAGGAGCGCCCGCTGCCGGACGCGATCGCGATGGCTCAGGAAGCCGGCCGCAAATACGTCACCATCGCCAGCCGCGTGCTCGCCGGCAAATGA